A single window of Symphalangus syndactylus isolate Jambi chromosome 4, NHGRI_mSymSyn1-v2.1_pri, whole genome shotgun sequence DNA harbors:
- the TPBG gene encoding trophoblast glycoprotein — translation MPGGCSRGPAAGDGRLRLARLALVLLGWVSSSSPTSSASSFSSSAPFLASAVSAQPPLPDQCPSLCECSEAARTVKCVNRNLTEVPTDLPPYVRNLFLTGNQLAVLPAGVFARRPPLAELAALNLSGSRLDEVRAGAFEHLPSLRQLDLSHNPLACLSPFAFSGSNASVSAPSPLVELIMNHIVPPEDGRQNRSFEGMVVAALLAGRALQGLRRLELASNHFLYLPRDVLAQLPSLRHLDLSNNSLVSLTYVSFRNLTHLESLHLEDNALKVLHNGTLAELQGLPHVRVFLDNNPWVCDCHMADMVTWLKETEIVQGKDRLTCAYPEKMRNRVLLELNSADLDCDPILPPSLQTSYVFLGIVLALIGAIFLLVLYLNRKGIKKWMHNIRDACRDHMEGYHYRYEINADPRLTNLSSNSDV, via the coding sequence ATGCCTGGGGGGTGCTCCCGGGGCCCCGCCGCCGGGGACGGGCGGCTGCGGCTGGCGCGACTGGCGCTGGTCCTCCTGGGCTGGGTCTCCTCGTCTTCTCCCACTTCCTCGgcatcctccttctcctcctcggCGCCGTTCCTGGCTTCTGCCGTGTCCGCCCAGCCCCCGCTGCCCGACCAGTGCCCCTCGCTGTGCGAGTGCTCCGAGGCGGCGCGCACAGTCAAGTGCGTTAACCGCAATCTGACCGAGGTGCCCACGGACCTGCCCCCCTACGTGCGCAACCTCTTCCTTACCGGCAACCAGCTGGCCGTGCTCCCTGCCGGCGTCTTCGCCCGCCGGCCGCCGCTGGCGGAGCTGGCCGCGCTCAACCTCAGCGGCAGCCGCCTGGACGAGGTGCGCGCGGGCGCCTTCGAGCATCTGCCCAGCCTGCGCCAGCTCGACCTCAGCCACAACCCActggcctgcctcagccccttcgCTTTCTCGGGCAGCAATGCCAGCGTCTCGGCCCCCAGTCCCCTTGTGGAACTGATCATGAACCACATCGTGCCGCCTGAAGATGGGCGGCAGAACCGGAGCTTcgagggcatggtggtggcggcCCTGCTGGCGGGCCGTGCACTGCAGGGGCTCCGCCGCTTGGAGCTGGCCAGTAACCACTTCCTTTACCTGCCGCGGGATGTGCTGGCCCAACTGCCCAGCCTCAGGCACCTGGACTTAAGTAACAATTCGCTGGTGAGCCTGACCTACGTGTCCTTCCGCAACCTGACACATCTAGAAAGCCTCCACCTGGAGGACAATGCCCTCAAGGTCCTTCACAATGGCACCCTGGCTGAGTTGCAAGGTCTACCCCACGTTAGGGTCTTCCTGGACAACAATCCCTGGGTCTGCGACTGCCACATGGCAGACATGGTGACCTGGCTCAAGGAAACAGAGATAGTGCAGGGCAAAGACCGGCTCACCTGTGCATATCCGGAAAAAATGAGGAATCGGGTCCTCTTGGAACTCAACAGTGCTGACCTGGACTGTGACCCGATTCTTCCCCCATCCCTGCAAACCTCTTATGTCTTCCTGGGTATTGTTTTAGCCCTGATAGGCGCTATTTTCCTTCTGGTTTTGTATTTGAACCGCAAGGGGATAAAAAAGTGGATGCATAACATCAGAGATGCGTGCAGGGATCACATGGAGGGGTATCATTACAGATATGAAATCAACGCGGACCCCAGATTGACAAACCTCAGTTCTAACTCGGATGTCTGA